In a single window of the Pocillopora verrucosa isolate sample1 chromosome 4, ASM3666991v2, whole genome shotgun sequence genome:
- the LOC131784891 gene encoding keratinocyte-associated protein 2: MALPSSTSFLFATTLTVLTFAGMQMFKANLASSEWMTILGGFIGSQFFVFLLTAVGNLETTMFGRNFQTKLFPEVILCLVVAMFASGLVHRVCVTTCFLFSMVAIYYINKIAASTHAPTLNPVPPQQLKTKKNR; this comes from the exons ATGG CTCTTCCGTCGTCTACCTCGTTCCTATTTGCGACAACATTAACCGTGCTGACTTTCGCTGGAATGCAAATGTTCAAAGCAAACTTGGCGTCCAGCGAGTGGATGACCATATTGGGGGGATTCATAGGATCACAGTTCTTCGTCTTCCTCCTAACT GCAGTAGGAAATTTGGAAACAACCATGTTTGGtcgaaattttcaaacaaaactgttCCCAGAAG ttATACTTTGTCTGgtagttgcaatgtttgcctcTGGCCTAGTCCACAGAGTTTGTGTAACAACCTG CTTTCTGTTTTCAATGGTAGCCATATACTACATTAACAAGATTGCTGCTTCCACACATGCCCCAACATTAAACCCTGTCCCTCCACAACAGCTAAAGACCAAGAAGAATCGCTGA